From the Leishmania panamensis strain MHOM/PA/94/PSC-1 chromosome 31 sequence genome, one window contains:
- a CDS encoding hypothetical protein (TriTrypDB/GeneDB-style sysID: LpmP.31.0200), with protein sequence MTAVSDVAAVQATSGATGGSAMVTFFTNTYAKPMPEQSFSIPLNTLPDGLNQLVQSVLGVEGQKFDFLYKDEYIGTTLLRFLQRRGISYEELLNIEYTPSLQAKEGSLLPHDDWVSSVRAPYRGDAELLLTGAYDHCVRLWDGENCVALGTFHHEAVKEVALHPVTQGKSKTGRKRTRLDRDFLFASASKDGSVAAWRLDSTNSLMQLLGSIQAHTDGVDSVAIAPGEGKLVATASWDTTVKVFSWEQMLEGDTVPSKKAPLVTFTDHSRPVLCSRFSAAHGAARLFSAGLDGHIKCLDMEAALLQSELKGDHPINRIAVKPAGNSAAADLVLSACTDNRARLFDTRQRGVVKTFSGPRQWLYSVTWLWDAQEGDAEYSGGSLFALASEDATVRVYDLRCTNTALLTLDTMHTDGVLDVTYVGQSIIASCGKDNKTKSFALSREELVS encoded by the coding sequence ATGACCGCTGTCAGCGACGTGGCGGCCGTCCAGGCTACCAGCGGTGCCACCGGGGGCAGCGCGATGGTCACCTTCTTCACAAACACCTATGCGAAGCCCATGCCGGAGCAGAGCTTCAGTATACCGCTCAACACCCTGCCAGACGGGCTCAACCAGCTCGTCCAGAGCGTGCTAGGCGTTGAAGGACAGAAATTTGATTTTCTCTACAAGGATGAGTACATTGGCACGACGTTACTCCGCTTCCTTCAGCGCCGCGGCATCAGCTACGAAGAGCTGCTTAACATTGAGtacaccccctccctgcaGGCCAAAGAGGGAAGTCTCCTTCCACACGATGACTGGGTGAGTAGCGTGCGTGCCCCGTACCGCGGCGACGCGGAGCTCCTGTTGACTGGCGCTTACGATCACTGCGTGCGATTGTGGGATGGCGAGAACTGTGTCGCGCTCGGCACCTTTCACCACGAGGCTGTCAAGGAGGTGGCCCTCCACCCAGTGACGCAGGGCAAAAGCAAGACCGGACGCAAGCGCACCAGGCTCGACAGGGACTTCTTGTTTGCCAGCGCCAGCAaggacggcagcgtcgctgcctgGAGACTGGACAGCACCAACAGCCTCATGCAGCTTCTGGGCTCTATTCAAGCTCACACCGACGGCGTTGACTCAGTCGCTATCGCCCCTGGTGAGGGAAAGCTTGtagccaccgcctcctggGACACCACTGTCAAAGTCTTCAGCTGGGAACAGATGCTGGAGGGTGATACGGTGCCGTCCAAGAAGGCGCCGCTTGTCACCTTCACCGATCACAGTCGCCCAGTCCTATGCAGCCGCTTCTCTGCCGCCCACGGTGCCGCACGGCTCTTTTCGGCCGGCCTCGACGGCCACATCAAGTGCCTCGATATggaagcagcgctgcttcagTCGGAGCTCAAAGGCGACCACCCCATCAATCGAATCGCTGTGAAGCCGGCAGGtaacagcgccgccgcagaccTCGTCCTCTCTGCCTGCACCGACAATCGTGCCCGACTCTTCGACACGCGGCAACGGGGGGTGGTGAAGACGTTCAGCGGTCCTCGTCAGTGGCTCTACAGCGTGACGTGGCTGTGGGACGCACAGGAGGGGGATGCCGAGTACAGCGGAGGTAGCCTCTTTGCACTCGCCAGCGAAGATGCCacagtgcgtgtgtatgaCCTTCGGTGCACTaacacggcgctgctcacgCTAGACACGATGCACACGGATGGTGTGCTGGACGTCACGTACGTCGGGCAGTCCATTATCGCCAGCTGTGGTAAGGATAACAAGACGAAGTCGTTTGCCCTTAGCAGGGAAGAACTTGTCAGCTAG